Proteins from a single region of Mycetohabitans endofungorum:
- a CDS encoding potassium-transporting ATPase subunit F, whose amino-acid sequence MMAWMTWLAGIATLLVLGYLVYALLRAEDLG is encoded by the coding sequence ATGATGGCGTGGATGACATGGCTGGCTGGCATCGCGACGCTGCTGGTGCTGGGGTACCTCGTGTATGCGCTGCTGCGCGCGGAGGATTTGGGATGA
- a CDS encoding glycogen debranching N-terminal domain-containing protein: MQGPEPIAGRLAKLPEQGVETDDGVFIAPAHANVISGRQYVLKSGDTFVVNDPNGDILGHDDGLFVNDMRVLSQLQLTFGGRAPSLLSSSVSSDNTAFTAHLTNRSLPRLGGEHTPQGVIHVERLRVLCGNGLNEAIALTHYGTEPAVVPLSISFASDCLDIFEVRGSPRSRRGTLVPPYVDNDEVVFSYQGLDNVERVVRVAFSPAPDKLLPGRADYTLTLPSEACLSVYLQVTIVTRPINEAAAQVSGGLVSAPPAGLSGAGRAAVRAVLAESHRTMRDRRRASARLRSSNPLFNAWMERSFADLGLLTTDRDTGPYPYAGIPWFSTPFGRDAVMTALQTLWVQPALARGVLRFLAAHQAREDSAFRDAAVGKIMHEMRKSEMAVTGEVPFALYYGGVDTTPLFIVLAGAYLERTGDAALIDELWLALELAAQWIARVCDRNPFGLLDYQRAADSGLANQGWKDSHDSVFHSDGRMPDGPIALVEVQAYARAAFETMARLAQHRGAVTLAANYTTRAAALCERVEAMFWMPQEGFYGMALDGHGELCRVLASNTGHLLAFGLPDQARGEQVAQTLESALFHTGWGLRTLAGGQPRFNPMSYHNGSVWPHDTALCARGMARYGEKGAAVRLLQALFEAAINFDMRLPELFCGFTRRRGEPPTAYPVACLPQAWAAGSPFMMLEACLGVTVDAQREEVRIEHPRLPAGIDWLEVDDLRVGSRTVSLAFRRVGEQVVPAVDRGDVRLLALL; this comes from the coding sequence ATGCAGGGGCCAGAACCGATCGCCGGCCGGCTCGCGAAGCTGCCGGAGCAGGGCGTTGAGACCGACGACGGCGTGTTCATTGCGCCGGCGCACGCGAATGTCATCTCCGGTCGGCAGTATGTGCTGAAGTCGGGCGACACGTTCGTCGTTAACGATCCGAACGGCGATATTCTAGGCCATGACGATGGCTTGTTCGTCAACGACATGCGCGTGCTGTCGCAACTGCAGCTCACATTTGGCGGCCGGGCGCCGTCGCTACTGTCGAGTAGCGTGAGCAGCGACAATACGGCGTTCACCGCGCATTTGACCAATCGGTCGTTGCCGCGATTGGGCGGCGAACATACGCCGCAGGGTGTGATCCATGTTGAGCGTTTGCGGGTACTGTGCGGTAATGGATTAAATGAGGCGATCGCGCTGACCCATTACGGCACCGAGCCGGCGGTCGTACCGCTGTCGATTTCGTTTGCCAGCGATTGTCTAGACATATTTGAAGTGCGTGGCTCGCCGCGCAGCCGGCGCGGCACGCTGGTGCCGCCCTATGTTGACAATGATGAGGTCGTGTTCAGCTACCAGGGTTTGGACAACGTCGAGCGGGTGGTGCGCGTCGCGTTTTCGCCTGCTCCGGACAAGCTGCTGCCGGGGCGCGCCGACTATACATTGACGCTGCCGTCCGAGGCGTGTCTGTCGGTTTACCTGCAGGTCACGATCGTTACCCGGCCAATCAACGAGGCTGCCGCGCAGGTGTCCGGTGGCCTGGTGTCGGCGCCGCCAGCCGGCTTGAGCGGTGCGGGACGGGCGGCGGTACGCGCCGTGCTGGCCGAGTCGCACCGGACGATGCGCGATAGGCGTCGCGCCAGTGCAAGGCTGCGCTCGAGCAATCCGTTGTTCAATGCTTGGATGGAGCGTTCGTTTGCCGACTTGGGATTGTTGACCACGGATCGGGACACCGGACCCTATCCGTATGCGGGTATTCCGTGGTTCTCGACGCCATTCGGGCGGGACGCGGTGATGACGGCCTTGCAGACGCTGTGGGTGCAGCCGGCGTTGGCCCGTGGCGTGCTCCGTTTTCTCGCGGCTCATCAGGCGCGCGAGGATTCGGCGTTTCGCGATGCCGCGGTTGGCAAGATCATGCACGAGATGCGCAAGAGCGAGATGGCGGTGACTGGGGAAGTGCCGTTTGCGCTGTACTACGGCGGTGTGGATACGACGCCGCTGTTCATCGTGTTGGCCGGCGCTTACCTCGAGAGGACCGGCGATGCGGCGTTAATCGACGAATTGTGGCTGGCGCTGGAGCTGGCCGCGCAATGGATTGCACGGGTATGCGACCGCAATCCGTTCGGCCTGCTCGACTATCAGCGCGCGGCGGATAGCGGTCTAGCTAACCAGGGCTGGAAGGATAGCCACGATTCGGTGTTCCACTCGGACGGGCGCATGCCGGACGGACCGATCGCACTGGTCGAGGTACAGGCGTACGCGCGTGCGGCGTTTGAGACAATGGCGCGGCTGGCGCAGCATCGTGGCGCCGTCACGCTCGCCGCCAACTATACGACGCGTGCCGCAGCGCTGTGCGAACGGGTCGAGGCGATGTTCTGGATGCCGCAGGAAGGCTTCTATGGGATGGCATTGGACGGGCATGGTGAGTTGTGCCGTGTACTGGCCTCGAACACCGGGCACCTGCTGGCGTTCGGGTTACCGGACCAGGCGCGTGGCGAGCAGGTCGCACAGACTCTCGAGTCCGCGTTGTTCCACACCGGATGGGGCCTGCGCACGCTAGCTGGCGGCCAGCCTCGGTTCAATCCGATGTCTTACCATAACGGTTCGGTGTGGCCGCACGATACCGCGCTGTGCGCTCGCGGCATGGCGCGCTACGGCGAAAAGGGCGCGGCAGTGCGGTTGCTGCAGGCACTGTTCGAGGCGGCAATCAACTTCGACATGCGCTTGCCTGAGCTATTCTGTGGCTTCACGCGGCGGCGCGGCGAGCCGCCGACCGCCTATCCGGTCGCGTGCCTGCCGCAGGCCTGGGCGGCAGGTTCGCCGTTCATGATGCTCGAGGCTTGCCTGGGCGTGACCGTGGACGCGCAGCGGGAGGAGGTCCGCATTGAGCACCCGCGGTTGCCGGCAGGTATCGATTGGCTGGAAGTTGACGATCTGCGCGTGGGTAGCCGGACTGTATCGTTGGCGTTCCGCCGCGTGGGGGAGCAGGTGGTGCCAGCTGTGGACCGCGGTGATGTGCGCCTGCTCGCGTTGCTTTAG
- a CDS encoding porin, producing the protein MKRLVLSAISLGVLAATSAAHAQSSVTLYGVIDESMTFLHNQGGKNQWSTVSGNLQGSRWGLTGAEDLGGGLKAIFQLENGFNPNDGRLGQGGREFSRQAYVGLQNDAYGTVTLGRQYVPDTDLVQGMTGDNYFGSVFATPGDVDNYDNSVRVNNSVKYASPVWAGFQFEGLYAFGNQAGSFGDRRAWGAALAYTNGPIAVAASYQYYDGGKVTNGVRDFSGATTTATNTTTDSVFNGPVNGAYTSAASLKIARVAGQYTIGPVNVGASYSNAQYTADSASSFGQTQKYNTGNVFATYQATPALLTGIGYSYTKGSGNSSAKYNQVSLGADYSLSKRTDVYLVGAWQKAAGQQDGAGAQAQASIGSYGFAGANGGAQEYVALGLRHKF; encoded by the coding sequence ATGAAACGACTGGTACTCTCGGCCATCTCGCTCGGCGTGCTCGCCGCTACCTCGGCAGCGCATGCCCAAAGCTCGGTGACATTGTATGGCGTTATCGATGAAAGCATGACCTTCTTGCATAACCAAGGCGGCAAGAACCAGTGGTCCACGGTTTCCGGTAACCTGCAGGGGTCGCGCTGGGGCTTGACGGGGGCGGAAGATTTGGGCGGCGGCCTAAAGGCGATCTTCCAGTTGGAAAACGGCTTTAACCCAAACGATGGCCGTCTGGGCCAAGGTGGCCGCGAATTTAGCCGTCAGGCTTATGTAGGGTTACAGAACGATGCATACGGCACGGTGACGCTGGGTCGCCAATACGTGCCGGATACAGACCTGGTACAAGGCATGACGGGCGACAACTACTTCGGCTCCGTGTTCGCAACGCCGGGTGACGTCGACAACTACGACAATAGCGTGCGCGTCAACAACTCGGTCAAGTACGCGAGCCCGGTCTGGGCCGGCTTCCAATTCGAAGGCTTGTACGCGTTCGGCAACCAGGCCGGCTCGTTCGGCGACCGCCGTGCGTGGGGCGCTGCGCTGGCGTACACAAACGGCCCAATCGCCGTGGCGGCGAGCTACCAGTACTACGATGGTGGCAAGGTCACCAACGGCGTGCGGGACTTCTCGGGTGCCACCACGACGGCGACCAACACGACGACCGACTCGGTTTTCAACGGCCCGGTCAACGGTGCCTACACGTCGGCTGCGTCGCTCAAGATCGCCCGTGTCGCTGGTCAGTACACAATCGGCCCGGTCAATGTCGGCGCGTCGTACAGCAATGCGCAGTACACGGCGGATTCCGCTTCATCGTTCGGCCAGACGCAAAAGTACAACACCGGCAACGTGTTCGCGACCTACCAGGCCACGCCGGCGCTGCTCACGGGCATTGGCTACAGCTACACGAAGGGTTCGGGCAACTCGTCGGCAAAGTACAACCAGGTGAGCCTGGGCGCTGACTACAGCCTGTCTAAGCGCACTGACGTGTACCTGGTCGGCGCATGGCAAAAGGCCGCCGGCCAGCAGGACGGCGCGGGCGCGCAAGCCCAGGCTTCGATCGGTTCATACGGTTTTGCAGGGGCGAACGGCGGCGCGCAAGAATACGTTGCGCTGGGCCTGCGCCACAAGTTCTAA
- a CDS encoding ABC transporter ATP-binding protein: MIELDHLTKTFTRKDGSAVRAVDAVSLTVAEGEICIFLGPSGCGKTTTLKMINRLIQPTGGRVLLNGEDTANVNEVELRRHIGYVIQQVGLFPNMTIEENITVVPRLLGWDKARYHARAIELMSMVALDPKLYLKRYPRELSGGQQQRIGVIRALAADPPVMLMDEPFGAVDPINRESIQNEFFQMQRALKKTVIMVSHDIDEAIKLGDKVAVFRRGQLVQFDHPDTLLAHPKDEFVSAFVGHDSTLKRLLLVKASDAAAHAQTVHVDTPLAQALGVMDDTDNRYVTVTDDARRALGYVSRRVAREGASTPARCGDKMREFSTTVNAEDNLRVVLSKMFEVNSSWLPVVDPEGGYLGEITQDSIAEYLSSGRSRGVPTAAGV, from the coding sequence ATGATCGAACTTGACCACTTGACGAAGACCTTCACACGCAAGGACGGCAGTGCGGTACGGGCAGTCGACGCCGTCAGCCTGACCGTTGCCGAAGGCGAAATCTGCATTTTTCTCGGCCCTTCGGGATGCGGCAAGACCACGACGTTGAAAATGATCAATCGGCTGATTCAGCCGACCGGCGGCCGGGTGCTGCTCAACGGCGAGGACACCGCGAACGTTAACGAAGTGGAACTGCGTCGCCACATCGGCTACGTGATTCAGCAGGTCGGCTTGTTTCCGAACATGACGATCGAGGAGAACATCACGGTGGTGCCACGGCTGCTCGGCTGGGACAAGGCGCGCTATCACGCTCGCGCGATCGAACTGATGTCGATGGTCGCGCTGGACCCGAAGCTGTACCTGAAGCGCTATCCGCGCGAGCTTTCTGGCGGCCAACAACAACGCATCGGCGTGATCCGCGCGCTCGCGGCTGATCCGCCTGTGATGTTGATGGACGAGCCGTTCGGTGCGGTCGACCCGATCAACCGGGAGTCGATCCAGAACGAGTTTTTCCAGATGCAACGTGCGCTGAAGAAAACAGTGATCATGGTGAGCCACGATATCGACGAGGCGATCAAGCTAGGCGACAAGGTCGCCGTGTTCCGGCGCGGCCAGTTGGTGCAGTTCGATCATCCCGACACCTTGCTTGCCCATCCCAAGGACGAATTCGTCAGCGCATTCGTGGGCCACGACAGCACACTCAAACGCCTGCTGCTGGTCAAGGCGAGCGATGCGGCAGCCCACGCCCAGACCGTGCACGTCGATACCCCGCTTGCCCAAGCGCTCGGCGTGATGGATGACACCGACAATCGCTACGTGACGGTCACCGACGACGCACGGCGCGCATTGGGCTACGTATCGCGTCGTGTCGCGCGTGAAGGCGCCTCTACCCCGGCACGTTGCGGCGACAAAATGCGCGAATTCTCGACCACCGTGAATGCGGAGGATAACCTGCGCGTGGTGTTATCCAAGATGTTTGAGGTTAACTCGTCGTGGTTGCCAGTCGTCGATCCGGAAGGCGGCTATCTCGGAGAAATCACGCAGGATTCGATTGCCGAATATCTGAGTTCTGGCCGCTCGCGCGGCGTGCCGACCGCCGCTGGCGTGTAA
- a CDS encoding potassium ABC transporter ATPase: MDLIYLAGIVLFLGLCMALAAGCDKLRRTPGGRS; the protein is encoded by the coding sequence ATGGACCTCATCTACCTCGCCGGCATCGTCCTGTTCCTGGGACTGTGCATGGCGCTGGCGGCCGGCTGCGACAAGCTGCGCCGCACACCCGGAGGCCGCTCATGA
- the kdpB gene encoding potassium-transporting ATPase subunit KdpB yields the protein MFDPVLLKPAIVDAFKKLAPRTQLRNPVMFCVYVGSLLATVLWIAALAGQAEAPAGFILAIALWLWFTVLFANFAEALAEGRSKAQAASLRSAKHNVMAKKLNEPHPKAPVRIMASTDLRRGDVVLVEAGDTIPADGEVIEGVASVDESAITGESAPVIRESGGDFSSVTGGTRVLSDWIVVRVSVNPGEAFLDRMIAMVEGAKRQKTPNEIALTILLVALTLVLLFATATLLPFSMFSVSAMKSGHIVTITALVALLVCLIPTTIGGLLSAIGVAGMSRMMQANVIATSGRAVEAAGDVDVLLLDKTGTITLGNRQASAFVPAPGVSEQELADAAQLASLADETPEGRSIVVLAKQRFNIRERGMASLHAQFLGFTAQTRMSGVDLPEREIRKGAADAIQQYVKAHAGHFPQEVRAAVDDVARRGSTPLVVAQRQPGADGQARVLGVIELKDIVKGGIKERFAELRKMGIKTVMVTGDNRLTAAAIAAEAGVDDFLAEATPETKLATIRAHQAEGRLVAMTGDGTNDAPALAQADVAVAMNTGTQAAKEAGNMVDLDSNPTKLIEIVEIGKQMLMTRGSLTTFSIANDVAKYFAIIPAAFATTYPQLHVLDVMRLTSPSSAILSAVVFNALIIVFLIPLALKGVKYRPLGAASLLRRNLLIYGLGGIVLPFPFIKLIDMVITALGWA from the coding sequence ATGTTCGATCCGGTGCTGCTGAAGCCCGCCATCGTCGATGCGTTCAAGAAGCTCGCGCCGCGAACCCAACTGCGCAATCCAGTGATGTTCTGTGTGTACGTGGGCAGCCTCCTGGCGACGGTGTTGTGGATCGCAGCGCTTGCCGGGCAGGCCGAGGCGCCGGCCGGTTTCATCTTGGCCATTGCGTTATGGTTGTGGTTCACGGTGCTGTTCGCCAACTTCGCCGAGGCGCTGGCGGAAGGCCGCTCGAAGGCCCAGGCCGCGTCGCTGCGCAGTGCCAAGCACAATGTGATGGCTAAGAAGCTGAACGAGCCTCACCCGAAAGCGCCGGTCCGTATCATGGCGTCCACGGATTTGCGCCGCGGTGACGTGGTGTTGGTCGAGGCGGGCGACACGATTCCGGCGGACGGCGAGGTCATCGAAGGTGTCGCGTCGGTCGACGAGTCGGCGATCACCGGTGAATCGGCGCCCGTGATCCGCGAGTCTGGCGGAGATTTCTCCTCCGTCACTGGCGGCACACGGGTGCTGTCGGACTGGATCGTGGTGCGTGTCAGCGTGAATCCCGGCGAGGCCTTCTTGGACCGGATGATCGCGATGGTCGAGGGCGCTAAGCGGCAAAAGACGCCCAATGAGATCGCGTTGACCATCCTGCTGGTTGCGTTGACGCTCGTGCTGCTGTTTGCGACCGCGACGCTGTTGCCGTTCTCGATGTTCTCGGTCTCTGCGATGAAATCGGGTCATATCGTGACGATCACGGCGCTGGTCGCGTTGCTGGTATGCCTGATTCCGACCACGATCGGCGGATTGCTGTCGGCGATCGGGGTGGCCGGCATGAGCCGGATGATGCAGGCGAACGTGATCGCGACATCCGGCCGCGCCGTCGAGGCCGCCGGCGACGTCGACGTGCTGCTGCTGGACAAGACCGGTACGATCACGCTTGGCAACCGGCAGGCGTCGGCGTTTGTGCCGGCGCCAGGCGTGTCCGAGCAGGAACTGGCCGATGCCGCACAGTTGGCGTCGCTGGCCGACGAGACGCCGGAAGGCCGCAGCATTGTGGTTCTCGCCAAGCAGCGTTTCAACATTCGCGAGCGGGGCATGGCTAGCCTGCATGCGCAGTTCCTCGGTTTCACCGCTCAGACGAGGATGAGCGGCGTCGATCTGCCTGAGCGCGAGATCCGTAAGGGCGCGGCTGACGCGATCCAGCAGTATGTCAAGGCGCATGCAGGCCACTTTCCTCAGGAAGTGCGCGCGGCGGTCGATGACGTGGCGCGCCGCGGCAGTACGCCGCTGGTCGTCGCGCAGCGGCAGCCAGGCGCCGATGGCCAGGCTCGCGTGCTCGGTGTGATCGAGCTGAAGGACATCGTCAAGGGTGGGATCAAGGAGCGCTTTGCCGAGTTGCGCAAGATGGGTATCAAGACGGTGATGGTGACCGGCGATAACCGCCTCACCGCGGCAGCGATTGCCGCCGAGGCTGGCGTCGATGATTTTCTGGCCGAGGCCACGCCAGAGACCAAGCTTGCGACGATCCGCGCGCATCAAGCCGAAGGGCGGCTGGTGGCGATGACCGGCGACGGCACGAACGACGCTCCGGCGCTGGCGCAGGCCGACGTAGCGGTCGCGATGAACACCGGCACGCAGGCGGCCAAGGAAGCGGGCAACATGGTCGATCTCGATTCGAATCCGACCAAGCTGATCGAGATCGTGGAAATCGGCAAGCAAATGTTGATGACGCGCGGCTCGCTGACCACGTTCTCGATCGCCAACGATGTGGCGAAGTACTTCGCGATCATTCCGGCGGCCTTCGCGACCACCTATCCGCAGCTGCACGTGCTCGACGTGATGCGACTCACTTCGCCTTCCTCTGCCATTTTGTCGGCGGTGGTGTTCAACGCGCTGATTATCGTGTTCCTCATTCCGCTCGCGCTAAAGGGAGTCAAATACCGGCCGCTGGGTGCTGCTTCGCTGCTGCGACGCAACCTGCTGATCTATGGACTGGGTGGCATCGTGTTGCCGTTCCCGTTTATCAAGTTGATCGATATGGTGATCACCGCCCTGGGCTGGGCCTGA
- a CDS encoding H-NS family nucleoid-associated regulatory protein, producing the protein MANYKQLQQQIEALQRKAEEARLAELDAVIVDIRAKVAEYGLSPQDIFGRRHAASSAPEKRASAPAKYRDPASGATWSGRGRAPAWIHGKKRERFLIKE; encoded by the coding sequence ATGGCAAATTACAAGCAACTTCAACAACAAATCGAAGCGTTGCAGCGAAAGGCCGAGGAGGCCCGTTTGGCTGAGCTAGACGCAGTGATCGTGGACATCCGCGCGAAGGTCGCCGAATACGGATTAAGCCCCCAGGACATTTTTGGCCGACGGCATGCGGCGAGCAGCGCGCCGGAAAAGCGTGCTTCCGCGCCGGCGAAGTACCGAGACCCTGCCAGCGGAGCCACATGGTCCGGGCGGGGACGGGCGCCGGCCTGGATTCACGGCAAGAAGCGCGAACGTTTCCTGATCAAGGAATAA
- the kdpA gene encoding potassium-transporting ATPase subunit KdpA, producing MNANSFLQAALFIIVLIALALPLGRYMCGVLDGSSVLVRKLGRPLEHGLYRVAGVDPQAEMSWKHYALAVLLFNALGAVVVYGLLRLQQYLPANPQGLGAMTPDAAFNTAVSFVTNTNWQDYSPESSVSYLTQLTGLAVQNFLSAATGIAVVVALIRGFARHTARTIGNFWVDLTRVTLYILAPLAIVVSLVLVSQGVLQNLKPYQQVSTLQVTTYPVPKIDAQGNPVKDAHGNVMMQDAKVDKQTLAMGPVASQEAIKMLGTNGGGFFNANSAHPFENPTPLSNFVQILSILIIPAGLCIVFGRMVGDRRQGYAVLAAMTIAFAVACFAEISAEQSGNPLFASLHVDQQASARQAGGNAEGKEVRLGIAQSGIFTVATTAASCGAVDNTHDSLTPMGGFVPLLLMQLGEVIFGGVGSGLYGMLVFALLAVFVAGLMIGRTPEYVGKKIESFEMKMVAIVVLLTPFLVLVGTSIGVLSPLGVAGIANPGPHGFSEVLYAFSSAANNNGSAFGGLSVNTPFYNVLLAVAMWFGRFGTIVPVLAIAGSLANKKRIAATPGTLPTHGPLFVVLLLGTLVLVGALTYVPSLALGPIVEQLMMIAGH from the coding sequence ATGAACGCCAATTCGTTTTTGCAGGCGGCGCTGTTCATCATCGTGCTGATCGCGCTGGCGCTGCCGCTTGGCCGCTATATGTGCGGGGTGCTGGATGGCTCGTCGGTGCTCGTGCGCAAGCTGGGCCGCCCGCTGGAGCACGGGCTGTATCGAGTCGCGGGTGTTGATCCGCAGGCCGAGATGTCGTGGAAGCACTATGCGCTCGCGGTGCTGCTGTTCAACGCGCTGGGGGCTGTCGTGGTGTATGGCCTGCTGCGGCTGCAACAATATTTGCCGGCTAATCCGCAGGGGCTCGGCGCGATGACGCCCGATGCCGCGTTCAACACGGCGGTCAGTTTCGTGACCAATACCAACTGGCAGGATTACTCACCGGAGTCGTCGGTCAGCTACCTGACCCAGCTGACGGGCTTGGCTGTGCAGAACTTCTTGTCTGCGGCCACCGGCATTGCGGTGGTGGTCGCGCTGATCCGTGGGTTTGCGCGCCATACCGCGCGCACCATCGGCAATTTCTGGGTCGATTTGACGCGCGTCACGCTTTACATTCTCGCGCCACTGGCGATTGTCGTGTCGCTGGTGCTGGTGAGCCAAGGCGTGCTGCAAAACCTGAAGCCGTACCAGCAAGTATCGACGTTGCAGGTGACGACCTATCCGGTGCCTAAGATCGACGCACAAGGCAATCCGGTCAAGGACGCGCACGGCAATGTGATGATGCAGGACGCAAAGGTGGACAAGCAGACCTTGGCTATGGGGCCAGTCGCATCGCAGGAAGCGATCAAGATGCTGGGCACCAATGGCGGTGGCTTCTTCAACGCGAACTCGGCCCACCCATTTGAGAATCCGACGCCATTGTCCAACTTTGTGCAGATCCTGTCGATCCTGATCATCCCGGCCGGATTGTGCATCGTCTTCGGACGCATGGTGGGCGACCGCCGGCAGGGCTATGCGGTGCTTGCGGCGATGACCATCGCGTTCGCGGTGGCATGCTTTGCGGAAATCTCCGCAGAACAATCCGGCAATCCGCTGTTTGCGTCGCTGCACGTGGACCAGCAGGCGTCGGCGCGACAAGCGGGTGGCAATGCCGAAGGTAAGGAGGTGCGCTTGGGCATCGCGCAGTCCGGCATCTTCACGGTGGCGACTACGGCGGCATCGTGCGGCGCGGTGGATAACACGCACGATTCGCTCACGCCGATGGGTGGCTTTGTGCCGCTGCTGCTGATGCAACTGGGTGAAGTGATTTTCGGCGGCGTCGGCTCCGGGCTCTACGGCATGCTCGTGTTCGCGTTGCTCGCCGTATTCGTTGCGGGGTTGATGATCGGGCGCACGCCAGAGTACGTCGGCAAGAAGATTGAGTCGTTCGAAATGAAGATGGTGGCGATTGTGGTGCTGCTTACGCCGTTCCTGGTGCTGGTGGGCACGTCAATTGGGGTGCTCTCGCCGCTGGGCGTGGCCGGTATCGCCAATCCCGGGCCGCACGGTTTCTCCGAGGTGCTGTATGCATTCAGCTCAGCAGCCAACAATAATGGCAGTGCGTTCGGCGGGCTGTCGGTCAATACGCCTTTCTACAACGTGTTGTTGGCGGTCGCGATGTGGTTTGGCCGCTTCGGCACGATCGTGCCGGTGTTGGCGATTGCGGGCTCGCTGGCAAACAAGAAGCGCATTGCCGCGACGCCGGGTACGCTGCCCACGCACGGCCCGTTGTTTGTCGTGTTGCTGCTCGGCACGCTCGTGCTGGTCGGCGCGCTGACCTATGTGCCTTCGCTGGCGTTGGGGCCGATCGTCGAACAGTTGATGATGATCGCCGGCCATTGA
- a CDS encoding CBS domain-containing protein encodes MHHVQEIMSRDVVHISPSDTIRHAAELMDQYDIGVLPVCESRKLTGMVTDRDLAVRALAAGKNPDSPVSEVCTPQVEWCMEDDDLDAVQKRMADAQLRRMPVINRQKELVGVLSLGDVATRSVGASHDEVANTLEGVSQTRRH; translated from the coding sequence ATGCACCACGTTCAGGAAATCATGTCTCGGGACGTCGTCCATATCAGTCCGTCCGACACGATTCGACATGCTGCCGAGTTGATGGACCAGTACGATATCGGCGTGTTGCCGGTATGCGAGAGCCGCAAGCTTACCGGCATGGTCACGGATCGCGATCTTGCGGTGCGCGCGCTGGCGGCCGGTAAGAACCCTGATAGCCCGGTGAGTGAGGTCTGTACGCCGCAGGTCGAATGGTGTATGGAAGACGACGATTTGGATGCTGTCCAAAAGCGTATGGCCGACGCGCAACTGCGCCGCATGCCGGTGATCAATCGTCAGAAGGAGCTGGTGGGCGTGCTGTCGCTTGGAGACGTCGCCACGCGCAGCGTCGGCGCGTCGCACGACGAGGTCGCCAATACGCTGGAGGGCGTGTCGCAGACGCGACGTCATTAA
- the kdpC gene encoding potassium-transporting ATPase subunit KdpC codes for MNTLLRPVLVLFVALTVITGIVYPAAVTAIAQAVFPAQANGSLIEKNGKLIGSALIGQQFNRNDYFWGRLSATTPNPYNAQSSSGSNLGPTHPALADEVKGRLAALHKADPANTAPVPVDLVTSSGSGLDPDISPAAAAYQAPRVARARGLPQAQVDELIARNTTGRQFGLLGEPRVNVLRLNLALDEFKPMR; via the coding sequence ATGAACACTTTACTGCGTCCCGTGCTGGTGTTGTTCGTTGCGCTGACGGTGATCACGGGCATCGTCTATCCCGCCGCGGTCACGGCGATCGCGCAGGCTGTTTTCCCGGCGCAGGCCAACGGCAGCCTGATCGAAAAGAACGGCAAGCTGATTGGCTCGGCGCTGATTGGACAGCAGTTCAATAGAAACGACTACTTCTGGGGCCGGCTGTCGGCGACGACACCGAATCCGTACAACGCGCAAAGCTCGAGTGGATCAAACCTGGGGCCGACCCATCCCGCGCTGGCGGACGAGGTGAAGGGACGGCTTGCCGCCTTACATAAAGCCGATCCGGCCAACACGGCGCCGGTGCCGGTGGACTTGGTGACCTCGTCAGGCAGTGGCTTGGATCCAGACATCAGCCCCGCGGCGGCGGCCTATCAAGCCCCCCGCGTGGCGCGGGCACGAGGCCTTCCACAAGCGCAGGTCGACGAGTTGATTGCCCGCAATACGACCGGTCGGCAGTTCGGCTTGTTGGGTGAGCCACGGGTGAACGTGCTTAGGCTCAACCTGGCGCTAGATGAGTTTAAGCCGATGCGCTGA